In Methanonatronarchaeum sp. AMET-Sl, one genomic interval encodes:
- a CDS encoding sulfide-dependent adenosine diphosphate thiazole synthase, with amino-acid sequence MNIDDKFVSKAIIDEFSKDFLNSLSVDVVIGGAGPAGMVAAKYLAENNIDTVVFERKLSVGGGMWGGGMMFPRIVVKEKSLPILDDFNINYKEYKNGYYVANSIESVGKAASEAIDAGAEIYNLMTVEDLLYRNNKIEGVVINWSSVDLAGLHVDPLTVESKITIDATGHDCDLIKVAEQKTDQELQTETGKIIGEKSMWAEQGEKDVVELTGEVLPGLYVTGMAVNAVHGKPRMGPIFEGMLLSGKKVAEQCIKKLK; translated from the coding sequence TTGAACATAGACGATAAATTTGTATCCAAAGCAATAATAGACGAATTCAGCAAAGACTTCCTCAACTCACTATCAGTAGACGTAGTTATAGGAGGAGCCGGTCCAGCAGGAATGGTAGCAGCAAAATACCTAGCAGAAAACAACATCGACACAGTAGTATTCGAAAGAAAACTAAGCGTAGGAGGAGGAATGTGGGGCGGAGGAATGATGTTCCCACGAATCGTAGTAAAAGAAAAAAGCCTACCCATACTAGACGACTTCAACATCAACTACAAAGAATACAAAAACGGATACTACGTAGCCAACTCAATAGAAAGCGTAGGAAAAGCAGCATCAGAAGCAATAGACGCAGGAGCAGAAATATACAACCTAATGACAGTAGAAGACCTACTATACCGAAACAACAAAATCGAAGGAGTAGTAATAAACTGGAGCTCAGTAGACCTAGCCGGCCTACACGTAGACCCTCTAACAGTAGAATCAAAAATCACAATAGACGCAACAGGACACGACTGCGACCTAATAAAAGTAGCAGAACAAAAAACCGATCAAGAACTACAAACAGAAACCGGAAAAATAATCGGAGAAAAATCAATGTGGGCCGAACAAGGAGAAAAAGACGTCGTCGAACTAACAGGAGAAGTCCTACCAGGCCTCTACGTAACCGGAATGGCCGTAAACGCAGTTCACGGAAAACCAAGAATGGGCCCAATATTCGAAGGCATGTTACTATCAGGAAAAAAAGTAGCCGAACAATGCATAAAAAAACTAAAATAA
- a CDS encoding metal ABC transporter ATP-binding protein yields the protein MKAIKLENVSISFGETRALENINLEIKDGSYTALIGPNGGGKTTLIKIILGLLKPDKGTIEVLGKSPDKAKGEIGYVPQYSDFDPEFPINVKEVVQMGRYGKTGLLDILNQKDREIIRKSLEKVDMQDHMDRKISDLSGGQHQRVLIARALATEPEILVLDEPTASIDQKIKQNIYSLLKKLNKTGITILLSTHDTTVFHLDMDSIACINQRLIYHGEDEIPLKVFEEAYGAPVNILSNEHPNHPEKTQKDG from the coding sequence ATGAAAGCAATCAAATTAGAGAACGTTTCAATTAGCTTCGGAGAAACTAGAGCACTAGAAAACATTAACCTAGAGATCAAGGACGGTTCCTATACAGCGTTGATCGGGCCTAACGGCGGTGGCAAAACAACCCTAATCAAAATAATTTTAGGACTACTAAAGCCCGATAAAGGAACTATAGAAGTATTAGGAAAATCTCCAGATAAAGCGAAAGGAGAAATCGGGTATGTACCACAATACTCCGACTTCGACCCTGAATTCCCAATCAACGTTAAAGAAGTTGTTCAAATGGGTAGGTACGGTAAAACCGGTTTATTAGACATACTAAATCAGAAAGACAGGGAAATAATCAGAAAAAGCCTTGAAAAAGTCGATATGCAGGACCACATGGATAGAAAAATATCAGACCTATCCGGCGGCCAACATCAACGTGTATTAATAGCCAGAGCACTGGCCACAGAACCAGAAATATTAGTACTTGATGAACCAACCGCAAGTATAGACCAAAAAATAAAACAAAACATCTACAGCCTTCTAAAAAAACTAAACAAAACCGGCATAACCATATTACTATCCACACATGACACAACAGTCTTCCACCTAGATATGGATAGCATCGCATGTATAAACCAGAGATTGATCTACCATGGAGAAGATGAAATACCACTAAAAGTATTCGAAGAAGCCTATGGCGCCCCCGTAAACATATTAAGCAACGAACACCCAAACCATCCAGAAAAAACTCAGAAAGATGGGTGA
- the tatC gene encoding twin-arginine translocase subunit TatC, with protein MENRDFGDPEGDEERPLMEHIIELRDRMVVILVGIIILSVIAFIFSFEIIGWFVEPVMDPSELVVYDPLETILIQFNFSFIFAIGVGLPLIIYEVFKFMEPGLFENEKRFFALIAPASILLFFMGVAVAYFFVVPVVANLVFYMGEGVVEPAISIELAYNFVMSIVATFGFLFQLPIVMLLAIKVDLISPTFLRDKRIFIYIGFFVLASIVSPDPTLVSQMIVTFVFIILYEASLAVGWYITPRTEQDIKTFFRLFERTGGLFAGGGAILAFYTALQLGIPWWSVVPATATVFYIGHRLSFKVILKNKVINMGIIGPVTATIIGAVLLSSLEIKTDLTLAITTIVLIIALTYILETINKRIYL; from the coding sequence ATGGAGAATAGGGATTTTGGTGATCCTGAGGGCGATGAAGAACGTCCGTTGATGGAGCACATAATCGAGCTTAGAGACAGAATGGTCGTAATCCTGGTAGGTATAATTATATTATCAGTTATAGCCTTCATATTCTCATTTGAAATAATCGGTTGGTTTGTTGAACCGGTTATGGATCCAAGCGAGCTTGTTGTGTATGACCCCTTGGAAACTATTTTGATACAGTTTAATTTCTCGTTTATTTTCGCTATAGGTGTAGGTTTACCGCTCATTATCTATGAAGTATTCAAGTTTATGGAGCCAGGTTTGTTTGAGAACGAGAAAAGATTCTTTGCTTTAATAGCTCCTGCATCGATACTGCTTTTCTTTATGGGTGTAGCTGTAGCGTATTTCTTTGTTGTACCTGTTGTAGCTAACCTTGTTTTTTATATGGGTGAAGGGGTTGTAGAGCCAGCTATATCGATAGAGCTTGCATATAACTTCGTTATGTCGATTGTTGCTACATTTGGTTTCTTGTTCCAACTTCCAATCGTGATGTTGTTGGCGATAAAAGTTGACTTAATCTCTCCGACGTTTCTTAGGGATAAACGTATATTCATATATATCGGTTTCTTCGTGCTGGCAAGCATTGTATCTCCTGATCCAACCCTTGTTTCCCAGATGATAGTTACTTTTGTATTCATAATTCTATATGAAGCAAGCTTAGCGGTTGGTTGGTATATAACACCACGAACCGAACAAGACATAAAGACATTTTTCAGATTGTTTGAGAGAACAGGTGGTTTGTTTGCAGGTGGAGGAGCAATACTGGCATTCTACACAGCTTTACAGCTAGGTATACCATGGTGGAGTGTTGTACCTGCAACAGCAACTGTTTTCTATATTGGACATCGCTTAAGCTTCAAAGTCATATTAAAAAACAAAGTTATAAACATGGGTATAATCGGTCCGGTGACTGCAACAATAATTGGAGCAGTATTATTGAGTTCTCTTGAAATTAAAACCGATTTAACACTTGCTATAACAACTATCGTATTGATAATTGCCCTAACATACATACTTGAAACAATAAACAAACGAATATATCTATAA
- a CDS encoding DUF192 domain-containing protein has translation MIKTTNGEIIVNKVEIADTYLSRMKGLMFKPNPPDDYAMVFIFEEEKEIDLHMLFVPFNLVALFLDEDNYVRKIKRLKAWRGRAKGKARKIIEIPEKNYKEIKIGEKLLINP, from the coding sequence ATGATTAAAACCACTAACGGGGAAATAATTGTCAATAAAGTGGAGATAGCCGATACCTATTTATCTAGAATGAAAGGCCTTATGTTTAAACCGAACCCACCGGATGACTACGCAATGGTCTTCATATTTGAGGAAGAAAAAGAGATAGACCTACATATGTTGTTTGTTCCCTTCAATTTAGTAGCTTTATTCCTCGATGAAGATAATTACGTACGGAAAATAAAGAGATTGAAGGCTTGGAGAGGTAGGGCAAAAGGAAAAGCTAGAAAAATCATTGAAATCCCGGAAAAAAACTATAAAGAAATAAAGATTGGCGAAAAATTATTGATAAATCCCTAA
- a CDS encoding zinc ABC transporter substrate-binding protein, whose translation MKIQKKTTLITILIFIMILVGGTLALTSDQILQQDKEINIAVSIPPQEEIVQKIGGDKIQTTTMVPEGEDPHTYDPTTQRLQEVSEADIYFKVGSGLEFEERHMDTIIEYNKDMKIVDGSQDIQLIDMEDHECPHDHDHDHHNDDSNGLSTHDIEHACLHMEHDERIDIDIGQLENPTIISDTHQPYEIDLSDQTGYIAFETDQTQKYAFFTDKKDKIDFIGNEPTHINEVEECNYIAEYQTIELEPGENIIELDGQGIDNLTVLVEEVDQDEQNGYMDPHIWLSPNNTIQMTNNILEAMIEVNPENSDIYKENADQYISELQEIDQEIETGLAELDDRKFMIYHPSLGYFADRYNLSQIAIEEKGEDPGTQQLKNIIDQAKDEGINTIFVSPQFSQDAATSIAEEIDGEVKTLNPLDKDLKDNINNIYNQLKETLE comes from the coding sequence ATGAAAATACAGAAAAAAACAACCCTAATCACAATACTCATCTTCATAATGATCCTAGTAGGAGGAACCCTAGCACTAACCAGTGACCAAATCCTTCAACAAGACAAAGAAATAAACATAGCCGTTTCAATCCCACCACAAGAAGAAATAGTCCAAAAAATCGGTGGAGACAAAATACAAACCACAACAATGGTGCCAGAAGGAGAAGACCCACACACCTACGACCCAACCACACAAAGACTACAAGAAGTAAGCGAAGCCGACATATACTTCAAAGTAGGTTCAGGCCTAGAATTCGAAGAAAGACACATGGATACAATAATCGAATACAACAAAGACATGAAAATCGTAGATGGAAGCCAAGACATCCAGTTAATCGACATGGAAGACCATGAATGTCCACACGACCACGACCATGACCACCACAACGATGATAGCAATGGCTTGTCCACACATGATATAGAGCATGCATGTCTACACATGGAGCATGATGAAAGAATAGATATAGACATCGGACAGTTAGAAAACCCAACCATTATTTCAGATACACACCAACCATACGAAATCGATTTATCTGATCAAACTGGATACATAGCCTTTGAAACAGATCAAACTCAAAAATATGCCTTCTTTACTGATAAAAAAGACAAAATAGATTTCATAGGCAATGAACCAACCCATATCAACGAAGTTGAAGAATGCAATTACATAGCTGAGTACCAGACAATCGAGCTAGAGCCAGGTGAAAACATAATCGAGTTAGATGGACAAGGAATCGATAACCTTACAGTTTTAGTTGAAGAAGTTGACCAAGATGAACAAAACGGATATATGGACCCCCATATCTGGCTTTCACCCAACAACACAATTCAAATGACCAACAACATACTTGAAGCCATGATTGAGGTCAACCCAGAAAACTCTGATATTTATAAAGAAAACGCAGACCAATACATCTCTGAATTACAAGAAATAGATCAAGAGATAGAGACAGGGCTAGCAGAACTTGATGACAGAAAATTCATGATATACCATCCAAGCCTTGGATACTTCGCCGACCGATACAACTTAAGTCAAATAGCTATCGAAGAAAAAGGAGAAGACCCCGGAACCCAACAACTCAAAAACATAATTGATCAAGCAAAAGATGAAGGAATAAACACCATATTCGTATCCCCACAATTCAGCCAAGATGCAGCAACCTCCATTGCAGAAGAAATTGATGGAGAAGTGAAAACCCTTAACCCACTTGACAAAGACCTCAAAGACAACATCAACAACATATACAACCAGCTTAAAGAAACACTTGAATAA
- a CDS encoding iron dependent repressor, metal binding and dimerization domain protein, whose translation MVNVNYSKTERDIQYLRTIIKQNGHKKPVGPAKVAEERQISRAGAYKKMKHLSKHGYGEYIPGEGFLITEKGLKTIKNEIKKHHIVENFLRTHLNLTPKESCQESYRIAPFFSKNLIKKIEEKTDHNIKYKCKFHTEKKVTTKHIPECHWTKQKTLTK comes from the coding sequence ATGGTTAACGTGAATTATTCTAAAACAGAAAGAGACATCCAATACCTAAGAACCATAATAAAACAAAACGGCCACAAAAAACCAGTAGGCCCCGCAAAAGTCGCAGAAGAAAGACAAATAAGCCGAGCAGGCGCATACAAAAAAATGAAACACCTATCAAAACATGGATATGGAGAATACATACCAGGAGAAGGCTTCCTAATAACAGAAAAAGGCCTAAAAACAATAAAAAACGAAATAAAAAAACACCACATAGTCGAAAACTTCCTCCGAACCCACCTAAACCTAACACCAAAAGAATCCTGCCAAGAATCATACAGAATAGCACCATTCTTCAGCAAAAACCTAATCAAAAAAATCGAAGAAAAAACAGACCACAACATAAAATACAAATGCAAATTCCATACAGAAAAAAAAGTCACAACAAAACACATCCCCGAATGCCACTGGACAAAACAAAAAACCCTAACCAAGTAA
- a CDS encoding metal ABC transporter permease has product MLELIELFQYTFIRNAVIVGFLASIIFGIVGTLVVVKRIVFISGGIAHATFGGVGMAFFLGWDPLIGALIFAVGSAISIGYIGKESVQREDTSIGIIWAVGMALGALFYYLTPGYLPSAESFLFGNILMIRSIDITLLTILTIATIIIVTIYYRRFQAVSFDEEFSEVIGINTKHIYYLLLLLVSISIVLLLKFVGIILVIAMLSIPPTIANLLTYNMKHIMIYSIGFSLIFTYLGLYISYSLDIPAGPTIVTFAGIVFIGALIGNKIGEKISKQQ; this is encoded by the coding sequence ATGCTTGAATTAATCGAACTCTTCCAATACACATTCATCCGTAACGCAGTGATAGTCGGTTTCCTAGCATCAATAATATTCGGAATAGTAGGAACCCTTGTTGTAGTTAAAAGAATCGTTTTCATAAGCGGTGGAATCGCCCACGCCACCTTCGGAGGAGTAGGAATGGCTTTTTTCTTAGGATGGGACCCATTAATTGGAGCACTAATCTTCGCAGTAGGCTCCGCCATCTCAATAGGATACATCGGAAAAGAATCCGTTCAAAGAGAAGACACCTCAATAGGAATAATCTGGGCAGTAGGAATGGCTCTAGGAGCATTATTCTACTACCTAACACCAGGCTACCTACCTTCCGCAGAAAGCTTCCTATTCGGTAACATACTAATGATAAGATCAATAGACATAACACTACTCACAATACTAACAATAGCAACAATAATAATCGTAACAATCTACTATAGACGTTTCCAAGCCGTAAGCTTCGACGAAGAATTCTCAGAAGTCATAGGAATAAATACAAAACACATCTACTATCTACTCCTACTACTAGTCTCAATATCAATCGTACTCCTACTCAAATTCGTAGGAATAATCCTAGTAATAGCAATGCTATCAATACCCCCCACAATAGCAAACCTCCTAACATACAACATGAAACACATAATGATATACTCAATAGGATTCTCACTAATATTCACCTACCTAGGCCTCTACATCTCATACAGCCTAGACATACCAGCAGGCCCAACAATAGTAACATTCGCCGGAATAGTATTCATAGGAGCATTAATCGGAAACAAAATTGGAGAAAAAATATCTAAACAACAATAA